CGGCACGCCCAGCGCCGCATTGAGGGCCGCGACCGTCTGGCCCGCATCGGCGAGGATTGGTAGATGGGCGCTGACACCACGCACCAATTGCTCGGGATCGATATCGATGCGGATCAGCTTGTCGCGGAACTTCAGGGGCTGCGGGTCCGGATACATCTCCGTCTCGCCGAATTCGGTACCGATGGCCAGCACGACGTCGGCCTCGGCGATGGCCCGGTGGACGGTCGGGAAAGCCATGTTCTCGCCGATCCGCAACGGGTGGCCCGGCGGCAGGATGCCCTTGGCATTGACTGTGTTGACCACCGGTGCATCGAGATGCGCCACTAGGCGCCGGATCGCCGGCGCTGCGTCGGCCGCACCACCGCCGAGGATCACCAGGGGCGCCTTGGCATTGCGCAGCCACGCGGCCGCCAGATCGATATCGGCCGGTTGCGGTGCCGGGCGCTTGGGCAACACGCGCTTTTCAACAATCTTCGGATCGGCTTCCATGGCGATGACGTCGATCGGGATCTCGATATGGACCGGGCGCGGCCGGGCGCCGGCGAAGAGTGCGAAGGCGCGCGCCAGCACCTGTGGCAGTTGATCCGGCGTCAGAAGCGTGTGGCTGAAGGCCGCGACGCCCGCCACGACATTACGCTGCGATGGCAGTTCATGGAGGCGGCCATCGCCCATGCCGAGCTGTTCCGTCCGGTTGACGGCGGAGATCACCAGCATGGGCACGGAATCGGCATAGGCCTGGCCCATGGCGGTGAGGATATTGGTCATGCCCGGGCCGGTGACGATGAAGCAGACACCGGGCTTGCCGCTGACCCGCGCATAGCCGTCGGCCATGAAGCCGGCACCCTGTTCATGCCGCGGCGTGATATGCCGGATCCTGGTCTGCGGCAGCCCGCGATAGAGCTCGACCGTGTGCACGCCGGGGATGCCGAACACCATGTCGACACCATAGGCCGCGAGGAGATGCACGAGGAGCTCGCCGCAAGTCGCCATGAAATCTGTTCCAATCGTCAAACAATTAAGGCCGAAGAACGACCGCCAAACTCCGCGCAACATAGCGAGCGGAAGGACGGCTGGTAAGGCCCAATAGCGATTGGATCAGTGGCGCGATATTGTCTGACGATAGTTGCGCGGGCTGACACCGGCCCAGCGCGTGAAGGCGCGGGTAAAGGCGGAAAGCTCGGAATAACCAAGGAGCAGCGCAATCTCGCTCAGCGGCAATTGGCTCTGCTGCAGATAATGCCGGGAAAGATCGAACCGCGTCGCTTCAACGGCCTCCCGGAACCCCAGACCGGCATCGTTCAAGGCACGCTGGACGGCGTTGGGGGACAACCGCAAGGCATGCGCGACCTGCTCCAAGGTAGGCGCCCCGTCGGCCAAGCGCAGGCGAACCGCACCGCGGACGCGGTCCACCAGGCTTTCCGGCCGTTCGCGCGAACCCAGCGACTGGAGGCAGGATTGCATCATGGCCAAGAGCTTTGGATCGCGCCCCGGCATCGGCCGCTTGAGCAGGGCTGCGTCAAAGACGATGGCGTTGGTGGCACAGCCGAAAAAGACCGGTGCCCCGAACGCCATCTCGTGCTGGCGCCAATCGGCCGGCCGCGGATGCTCGAACTGGATCTCGTCCGGCGCCCAATGCCGCCCGCAGCATTCGCGGATGATGTTGGTGAACTGGCCCAGCGACAATTCCGCATCCTGGCGGCGCGCAATGATGGAGGGCGACAGGATCTGATATTCAAGCCGCATGCGGCCGGCCTCGTCCCGCTTCAACGCCATGATCGAGGAGCTTTGCTGATAGCGGAAGAGTCCGACCAGATTCTCCAATGCGCTGCCCAAGGTGGGCGACGACAGCGAGGCATAACCCCACATGCCAAGATCGCGCGGGCTGAACTGCTGGCCGAACCAGAGGCCGAAATTGTCGTGGCGAGTCTGGCGCGCCGCTTCCTCGAACAGCGCGCAATAGGCGGCGAGGCGCAGTTGCAAGGCGGGAGCGACGGTCATCTCAGGCGCCAAGCCGCAATTCCCGAAGATTGAATCGACGTCACCGCCCTGCGCATCAATGAAATCGACGAGGCCGGACGCCGCCGCCGACAGGACGACCGGCGCCGTGTCATTTTGGGAAATGGGTCGACCGCTTGGATGGATCATGCGACACCGTCCGCCATGGCCTTGGAAGATCATCGGAATGGGTCAGGAATGATGGCATGCCGCCGACCATGCTGCAAGGCAACAAGCCGTCGCTGTCAAACACATCCCTCTTTCGGTCAAGCCCTGCCGGCGTGACCTGATTAATCTGCAGGCAAATTCGCCAAGTTCTGCCCAGGATTTCATCTGGGGAGCCGATCGGGAGACGATGATGAACGAGCCATCGCAGCCAGGCGCCAATCGCTGGCGCCGTTTCAGCGACTGGGACGAACGGCCCTTGCGGTTGGATCGCTTCGCCGTCGAGGACCCGGCCAATGGCTTTGCCGCCTTCAACGGCGCCAAGGACCCCAAACCGGGCCTTGCGGTCGCGCAAGGCAAGGTCGCGGTGATGGACGGGGTTCCCGCCGCCGAATTCGATATGATCGACACCTATATCGCGCGGCACCATCTGGATCTCGATCTCGCAGAAACCGCCATGGCGGTGCCGTCCCAGCAGATCGCCCGCATGCTGGTGGATATCAGCGTGCCGCGCACGGACCTCACCCGCCTCGCCCATGGCCTGACACCCGCCAAACTCGCCGAAGTTGTGGCGCAACTCTCATCGATGGAACTGGCCTTCGCCTTTTCCAAGATGCGCACGAGGAAGACACCTGGCAATCAGGGCCATGTCACCAATGCCAAGGACGATCCGCTGCAGCTTGCGGCCGATGCGGCGACCGCCGTGGCGTTCGGCTTCGACGAGGTCGAAACGACCATGCGCGTTGCCCGCAATGCCTGGTCCAATGCCTTGGCCTGCGCGGTCGGTGCCGCGGTCGGCCGCTGGGGGACCCTTTTTCAATGTTCCAGCGAAGAGGCCGAGGAACTGCAGATCGGCATGGCGGGCTTCACCTCCTATGCCGAGACGGTCTCGGTCTATGGAACCGAGAAAGCCTTCACCGATGGCGACGACACGCCCTGGTCGAAGGCGTTCCTGGCCGCCGCCTATGCCAGCCGTGGCATCAAGATGCGCTGCACATCGGGCGCTGCGTCGGAATTGCTGATGGGCTTTCATGAATCGAAATCGCTGCTTTATCTCGAGGCGCGGTGCCTGTGCCTGCAGCGGGCGATGGGTGTCCAGGGAACGCAGAATGGCGGCATCGATGGGGCACCGCTGGCCTCCACCATGCCGGGCGGCGTGCGTGAATTGCTGGCGGAGAACCTGATCGCCGCCTGGCTCGATCTCGAATGCGCCACTGGCAACGACGCGCGGCATTCGGAATCCGAGATCCGCGTTGGTGCCAAGATCCTGCCCTACCTCATCGCCGGGTCGGATTTCATCTGTTCCGGCATGGGCTCGATCCTCGCTTACGACAATTCCTTCAACCCCTCATCCTTCA
The genomic region above belongs to Dongia rigui and contains:
- a CDS encoding propanediol/glycerol family dehydratase large subunit — its product is MMNEPSQPGANRWRRFSDWDERPLRLDRFAVEDPANGFAAFNGAKDPKPGLAVAQGKVAVMDGVPAAEFDMIDTYIARHHLDLDLAETAMAVPSQQIARMLVDISVPRTDLTRLAHGLTPAKLAEVVAQLSSMELAFAFSKMRTRKTPGNQGHVTNAKDDPLQLAADAATAVAFGFDEVETTMRVARNAWSNALACAVGAAVGRWGTLFQCSSEEAEELQIGMAGFTSYAETVSVYGTEKAFTDGDDTPWSKAFLAAAYASRGIKMRCTSGAASELLMGFHESKSLLYLEARCLCLQRAMGVQGTQNGGIDGAPLASTMPGGVRELLAENLIAAWLDLECATGNDARHSESEIRVGAKILPYLIAGSDFICSGMGSILAYDNSFNPSSFNGEEMEDFLVLQRDFEADGGLTSVNESRALELRRRATDALGAVLEELGLGQPTDAMKRSVVIASGSNDTDSYLPRDVALISEAIKARGINVLDVIKALAKRGFKDEAQNLLNVVRLRVSGDYLQTAAVVRQGHVISAVNDPNDYVGPGSGYRLNEQRRAELAAIRDVLTREEVLRTEATYAGPETRRIRYHALGEAKSTGPKNEIVIGVSPAFGLKLFRTLAGHPLSAVLKALSEGIAEKGGIPRIVRMRHTADTSFLGLSAARLAGSGIGIGIQAKGTAVIHQADRLPHHNLELFSNAPITSLDHYRRLGENAATYAAGEMPEPVVVTNNGEAMGARFHAQVALIYAIETSLTQDGAKPEDIKIDFLETA
- a CDS encoding 5-guanidino-2-oxopentanoate decarboxylase, whose translation is MATCGELLVHLLAAYGVDMVFGIPGVHTVELYRGLPQTRIRHITPRHEQGAGFMADGYARVSGKPGVCFIVTGPGMTNILTAMGQAYADSVPMLVISAVNRTEQLGMGDGRLHELPSQRNVVAGVAAFSHTLLTPDQLPQVLARAFALFAGARPRPVHIEIPIDVIAMEADPKIVEKRVLPKRPAPQPADIDLAAAWLRNAKAPLVILGGGAADAAPAIRRLVAHLDAPVVNTVNAKGILPPGHPLRIGENMAFPTVHRAIAEADVVLAIGTEFGETEMYPDPQPLKFRDKLIRIDIDPEQLVRGVSAHLPILADAGQTVAALNAALGVPEKKAASTESAGAKRAAGVRAATPTHWWPAISLHQRIAKVVLDALPDAIIAGDSTEPVYALNQCYEAPAPRSYFNSSTGYGTLGYGLPAGIGAKLAKPDRPVVVLIGDGGLQFTIAELASAVEAEIPLAILLWNNDGYGEIKTYMVDRQIHPIGVDIFTPDFMTIGKGFGCETVRPDSVADLTAALQQAAQGKRPTIIEMRADAPYIEALRKS
- the qhpR gene encoding AraC-like transcriptional regulator QhpR; translation: MIHPSGRPISQNDTAPVVLSAAASGLVDFIDAQGGDVDSIFGNCGLAPEMTVAPALQLRLAAYCALFEEAARQTRHDNFGLWFGQQFSPRDLGMWGYASLSSPTLGSALENLVGLFRYQQSSSIMALKRDEAGRMRLEYQILSPSIIARRQDAELSLGQFTNIIRECCGRHWAPDEIQFEHPRPADWRQHEMAFGAPVFFGCATNAIVFDAALLKRPMPGRDPKLLAMMQSCLQSLGSRERPESLVDRVRGAVRLRLADGAPTLEQVAHALRLSPNAVQRALNDAGLGFREAVEATRFDLSRHYLQQSQLPLSEIALLLGYSELSAFTRAFTRWAGVSPRNYRQTISRH